GAACTCCCAGACCCTGTTTGCCAAGGTTCCATTATTTCACTCACGGATTCTAGGGGTCGCTTTATTCTGGTACATTCCAATAATGCAGACACATTAAACCGAAATAATTTATCGATAAAATTCAGCTATGACGAGGGTAAAACTTGGCCTAAAACTATGTTGATCGATGGAGTTGAAGATCCAGGGAAATCGGCCTATACAGCCTACAGTGATTTGGTAGTACCCAAGCAGAACATGATTGGAATCATTTATGAAAAGAATAATTATTCAGAAATCGTCTATAAATGGATAAAATGGGTCTATTAAAAATAAGTCTCTGACCTTCGAAATTTTAAAAACCTGATTTTTATCATTGGAAGGCTTTCTGGGAAAGTTTAGGTTTCCACTCCTTAAACAATAAACCCATGAAAATCACCTCACAATTAGGACGTCTATCTTTATTCACCATTTATTTCTGGTTTGGCATCTTAAAAGTTCTTGGCTATTCACCTGCAGAAGCACTTGTCCAAAACCTTTTCAGCCAAACGATAGGTACTTGGCTTGATTTTAATCTATTCTGCATTGGCTTCGGCTTTTTTGAATGTGCCTTGGGTATACTTTGGCTCTTTCCAAAACTCAGCAAAATCTCCCTTTACATTTTAATCGCCCATATGCTCACCACTTTCTTACCTGTCTTAGTTTTGACAGAAGAAATTTGGCAGTCCTGGTTTACCCCAACACTTGTCGGCCAGTATATCATTAAAAATCTTGCTTTGATTTCATTGGCCCTGTTTATTTCAAAAAGCTATGAACAAGAGCAATTAGAGTTAAAAAGAGAATCTAAATCATTAATGAAATTTGAAGGCTTTACCAGCAAACTTGTTTCTTAAAAAAAAGCCCGGTTAAACCGGGCTTCACTATTTTCAGCTAAAATCAAAAATTAGGGGATCGGATTGCCTCTCCGCTATTTCAATCTTAGTTTTTTCAACCTTTTTCCTGGATTCTGTATCTATCAAAATAACCTGGAAAGGGTCATTTGAGAAAACCTTGGGCGTAAAACTGTCCCCTTTTAATCTAAGGGCATATTCTAACTCACCTGTTTTTTCATTGACCAACTGAAGCAAAGGCCTCTTCACTCCTCTTACCTGAATTTCTGGCAAATACCCAACAGCCTTTCTTGCATAGTTGTCATCTTGGGAAACCTCAATAGGCCAGCCCTCATATTGTCCTGTGGGATTAGAAATTGGATCTACATTTCTTGGCCAACATTCAATTTTCATTTTCCTGTTAGACTTATCGAAGGTGATAATACCGTAACCTGTTCCTCGGTCATATATCCGCGAGGGTTCAAAACCGGTTTTATAAGGGTTCGCAACCGCATGAATCGTCATCTTGTTTCCAAAGCCATCCATAAAATCACCGGTATTTTTTTCTTTCCCTGGGATCGGCTGATGGTCTTCTGAAACCTGTGGCCACCATCTTCTAGGCCAAAGGTTATTCAAGGCAGGTCCAGCAAAGGCATACCCCGAATCTCTAAACTCATCTACTCCATAGTGTACCGTACTTGCCAAATGTTGATCTCCCGCGATATGTAATGCAAAAGCTTTCCGAATAACTCTCACCGCCTCGTCTCTGCCTTTTTGAGGCCAACCATTGGAATCCATATCCGAAGTAGGCGCATCTCCTGTGACATATTCGCCTTTTTCAGGAATGGCTAAACTTGGGACTATTGAATCTATGATACTCCCTTCAGGCAAAGTGGCAACAGTACAGAAATTTGTTTGCGAACAAACGGCTTTCATCTCTACTCCATTATCCCAATTTTCAGCCCAATTCTTTAAGAAATCCATCTGCCTTTGACCTAAAAGTTCAGCATCGATATCATAATACTTTTTGATATCAAATTCGGTGTTTTGGATAAATCCATTCTGAATTTTAGCCTCTTCGGGAAGTACATTTTTAGGTGCTGATTTGAATTTCCTATCTTCTAAAATTGCAAAACTAACCCCGCCATAACTCCAGTCTGTGTAATATACATTGATCCCCTGCTTAACAGGTCTTGGATCATAAGGGTCCGGCAAATGGCTGGTTTGGGTCGCTTGGATCATGTTGACCCATTCAGCTGCCATTTTATAGCCTCCCTGATCCTGAGCCACATACCCCCAACCTTGGTCAGAAGGAGCATGCTTGCCACCTTCACCCCAAACATTTCCATGATATACATCATGATCATCCGGAATAAATGCAGTAGGAACTTTTCTGAAAATATTTCTATAAGACCAGCCAAACATGTACCATTTACGCAGGTAGTCTAAGCTAGACTTTTCTATTCTATCTGTCTGGATTCCAAAACCTCCCGTACCCTCATAAAACTGGTCTCCAAGAAATAAGGCCATGTCAGGCTGATGCTTTTTGACATGAATGGATACTTCTTCATCTGGAAACCCATGATCAGCATTACAGCTAAACACGGCCACCTTCAACTCCTCGGTTGATGCTGGTTCTGCGGCGATCTCTCCATAAAAGTCAAAATCCTGATTCCTGTTTTTTAATGGGACTTCTAAATGAACTCGAAAAGGAAATACCTTATCTTTTTGCCAATCCTGAATTCTAAATTGAGCAATTCGCCCAATTGGGTCTAAATCTGATTCCTGAATACTTTGCCAAGCCTCTCCTTCCTTTATTTGAAGTGAGATTTTCAGGCCCTCAATTTCTTCAACAGGAGCCAGTTGCGCCGTCATTTTCAATATTCCTTTATGCAAGGTGTACTGTGCAAAGCAAATTGGCCCAAAAAGCTGATCTGCTTTTTCGACGATTTTATCTCCGCTAAACATCCAATCTCCAAAAGAAGCCAGTGCCTTTTCTCCTCCCAACTTTTGAGGGCAGTGGGATACTAAAGCTATATTCCCCACTAGTACTTCGGGATCAATATCGGATTTAACCAAACTTACTTGAGGGTCTTTTTCTCCAAGGATATTTGCACTAAGGACTAGTTTGTATTTTCCCTCCGCATATTCTGCTTTCAAACTCAAATTGATGTCTTGGGCTAGATCGATTGTGTCTCTAGAGGTGTTTTCACCAATAAATAATTGACCTGCCCCATTTACCCCAACATCAAGGCCTTCTCCGAAAACCGCAGCAGATCTATAATCAGGAAACCTTCCTTTCGCACCTAATCTAAAGCCAGCATAAGCCTCCGCTTTTCCTATGAGATCGGAATTATTCCAGAGGATTGAAACAGACTGTTCAAAATCTTTTGATGTATCTCCTAACTGATGAGTAAGCACATGTAGTGCTCGGTTGGGAGCAGAAATAACACAGCTTGCTTTCCCCTCAAGTAATTCCCAATCCTGAAGACGATTCCCCCAAAACTCCGGCCCTATCCATTTCATATTGGGCCAATTTTCCCAGGTACTTTTAAATGCAGCCTCTTTAACCCCCAATAGTTTTTTGAGGCTTGTGAATGCTTGAGGTAAAAACATTGGGGTGACAGAGCTTAGGGCCATTGCCTTTACGGCGGTTCTTCTTTTCATAGTAATTATGGTAATCGGGATTTATTTCTTGTTTAACATTTTTCGGATTAACGAAACTCTTCCTTTATTGATATTCTAATATCTTACATTTCGAAGCAAGAAATAGAGGGTACATTTTGCAAAAAGAGGGCAGAAATTAGGCTATTTTTTCTAATCAACCGAAAAAACGACCATTCTATTACCTTCTCCTGATAAAATTCGATTTCTCTAAATTGCTCATCTTAGTTTAAATCATTAGCTTTTTAAAAATTAACATAACCCAATTATTTGATGAACTTCAATTTTTCAAATCGTATACAATTCATACTTGGCCTGTTGATCTTTTTCACATTTTTTGAATCCTGTGATCAAGCTCAGAAAAAAGAAGAGGCCCCGCCCCCAGAAAAATCAGATAGTATTCTGAAAGATTACGTGATGGCACCTGATACTGCATTTAAATTTGAAGTGGTCAGAACCGTTACTGGACAAGACTATGATTTTCATGTCTTAAAAATGACTTCCCAGCATTGGCTAAGTCCTGATCTCGTAGATCAAACAGAATGGTGGCATTGGGTAAGTATAGTCGTCCCTAGAGAAACGAGCTTTGAAACTGGTTTGATGTGGATCGGCGGAGGAAGTACCAAGACAAAATTACCTGAAGAACCCGATCAGTTGATTTTACAAGCAGCTTTGCAAAGCAATTCCATTGTAGCCCAAGTTCATAACATACCCTTCCAACCCTTGACTTTCAAAAACGATCCGGAAGGCGCAAGAACTGAGGATGCCATCATTGCATATGGCTGGAGGAAATTTCTGGAAGGAGGCGCAAAAGATGAAGATGCTATTTGGCTGGCAAGACTCCCCATGACCAAGGCTGTGAAACTGGCGATGGATGCCACTTCGGAAATTGCCAAAACCTACTACGATATCAATCTAAAAAACTATGTAGTGGCAGGTGCTTCCAAAAGAGGGTGGACTACCTGGACTACAGCTGCAGTGGATGATCGAGTTGTAGCTATTATCCCTATTGTGATAGATATGCTAAACCTGGAGCCTTCCTTTAAACATCATTGGAAAAACTATGGTTTTTGGGCACCTGCTGTAGGAAACTATGTCAGTGAAGGCATCATGGAATGGATGGGAACACCAGAGTTTGATAGGCTCTTGGAGATTACCGAACCTTACTCCTTTTTACCTGAATTGGATATGCCAAAATTACTGATCAATGCCGCTGGAGATCAGTTTTTTCAACCAGATAGCTGGGAGTTTTATTGGAATGACTTAAAAGGAGAAAAACATGTGCAATACGTCCCAAATTTCGGTCATGATTTAAGTCAATCAGACGCCTTGCCCAATATGGTTTCCTTTTATTCCTCCGTGATCAATGAAATTGAAAGACCTAAATACCAATGGTCTATCGAAGGTGATAGGATATCCTTTCAGGCTGACAGTTCTAACCAGCCTATTTCTGTAAAAATTTGGACCGCATATAATGAAAGCACCCGGGATTTTAGAGTGGATGTCTTTGGACCCAACTGGACTTCGATAGAAATGGAATCCCAGGAAGATGGACTTTATGAATATCAAATGGAACAACCTGAGACAGGCTACAAGGCATTTCTGATGGAAGTCACTTTTGCAGGGCAGGCTCCTCTGAAAGTAACTAGCGGAGTGGAAGTCTTACCGAGAACCTACCCTTTTGAATACACAACTCCTGAACGGGAAGCTAATGCAAACTCAAATTAATCTCCCATGCTCAAATCACTATTTTTCACTGCTATCCTGGTCATTTCCCTAAACTCAATACTTATGGCACAATATGACGTCAATGAAGATGAAAGTAAAGTTCCGCCTTTAGCCCTCCCCGACCCTTTTATTAGCAAAGAAGGAAAGGTAATCACGAGCATTTCCGAATGGGAGAACATTAGAAGACCAGAGCTAATAAACCTTTTTACTGAGGAAGTATACGGTCCCATACCTGGAGACTTTGATGAAATAAAGTTTGAGGAAGTTTCTGAGAGTCAAAACCCATTGGAAGGGTTGGCTATTTTTAAGGAAATCGATATTAGGGTATCAAGAAAGGGTCAAAAACACAGCATGAGACTGAATTTATTTCTACCACAAAATAGCAGCAAACCCTCCCCAGTAATTCTGCTGGTCAATCACAGAGAAAAAAGTGAGGATGGTAAAATTGCTGAAGATGGCTACTGGCCAGTAGAAAACATAATCAAACGTGGATTTGCTACAGCATCTTTTCATGGCGAAACAGTTGCTCCAGATGATGCAGAACGATTCTCCGAAGGCGTTATTTCTAACCTTTATCCAGAAGAGCTTCCTAATCCAGCGGGCATGAGAACATTTGGGGCTTGGGGATGGGCTGCCATGAGAGCGATGGATTATTTTGAAAAAGATCCTTTGATTGATGCAAAAAAATCAACCATCGTAGGTCATTCACGGTCAGGAAAAACTGCTTTATGGACCGGTGCCATTGACGAAAGATGGTCGGTTGTTATTTCCAATGAATCTGGCTGCGGAGGAGCTGCTCTATCACGCCGTAAATTTGGAGAAACTGTCAAAATCATCAATAATGCTTTTCCACATTGGTTTAATGACAACTTTAAAAACTACGCAGATCATGAGGAATCCTTACCTATTGATCAGCACATGTTAGCCATGATGATGGCTCCTAGATCCGTTTATTTTTCCAGTGCTCGTGAAGATCGATGGGCAGACCCCAAAGGAGAATACCTATCTCTAAAAATCGGTAGCAGAATTTATTCTGAAATATATGAGCAGCCTGTTGCTTTTCCAGATGATTTTGAGAATCTCAAAGCCCCAGTATTACAAAAACATTCTGGATATCACATTAGAGAAGGAAAGCATAATTTAACTTTAGAAGACTGGAATCACTTCATGGATTTTATTGAGTTAAACCAATAAAAATTCAGGTAAGCACAAGACGGTTATTTAAACTATTTATTGCTTTTTGAAGCATTAATTTCAATTCATACACTTTAGCCCTAGCCTTTATGACCTACCTGATAAGCCTTTTTTTCCTGCTGGCTTTTAACAATAACTACCACCCCCAAGAAAAAGTAGAGGTCAAAATTCTAAAATCAGAATTCATCTATGAAAATGCTCCTTTTCCATCTTGTCATGCCTCCACTTTAGTTGAGACTCCTGATGGGATTATGGCAGCTTGGTTTGGTGGCACCTACGAAAGGCATCCAGACGTCAGCATATATACCGCATTATTATCGGATGGATCATGGTCAACCCCAAAGATGGTTGCCGATGGTGTGGAAAACAAAGATTTCAGAAACCCTACCTGGAACCCAGTTCTCTACAGAAATCCAAATGGACAGCTTGTACTTTTCTACAAGGAAGGACCAAATCCCAGAGAATGGTGGGGGCTATACAAAACCTCAGATGATGGAGGGAAAACTTGGTCAAAAGCAATACAAATCCCTCCCGGGATGCTTGGTCCTGTGAAAAACAAATCTGTTACCCTGGCAGATGGAACACTACTTCATCCCAGTAGCTTTGAAACCAATGGGGTTTGGAGCATGCACGTGGAAACCACAACTTCAGATATCCAGGATTGGAAAAAGATAGCTATAGACAACGGAGCTTTTCATGCTATTCAACCTACTGTATTAACCTATCCTAATGGAAAACTCCAGATGTTGGCAAGAACTCAGGAACATGTCATTGGCACCACTTGGTCCACCGACGGTGGAAAAACCTGGTCTCCAGTAAGCTCCACAGGTCTTGTACACAACAACTCTGGGATTGACGCGGTAACACTTAAAAATGGGGTTCAACTTCTGCTTTGTAATCCGATAAAAGAGGGAAGAAACAAGCTTTCATTGATGATGTCTGAAGACGGCGTTAATTGGGAAGAAATCCACGTGATGGAGGACCAGCCCGAAGGTGAGTTTAGCTATCCAGCAATTATCCAAGCCGAAGATGGCACTGTGCACATGACCTATACTTACAATCGGGAGAAAATAAAATACGTTTCCCTGTCTTTAGATTAAAAAAACTCTCCCAATTCTATGTCATTAATTACTCCAATTCAAGGGATCATTCCACCCATGGTTACCCCGCTAAACTCTGATTTTTCTTTAGATGAAGCGAGTTTACCAGTATTGATCGAACATATCATTTCCGGTGGTGTTCATGGCCTATTTATTTTAGGCACTACAGGAGAATTTGCCAGTTTGAGCAAAGAAGTTAAGAAGAAACTCATCGAATTAACTTGCCAGATTGTGAATAAAAGAGTTCCGGTGTTGGTCGGGATTTCTGACTGCTCATTTCAGGAAAGCATAGAGCTTGCAAGTTTGGCCAAAAAATCCGGAGCTGATATATTAGTTGCTACCAATCCCTTTTATGTGAATGTGGATCAAGACGAATTGATCAACTATTTTTCTCGGCTCGCAGATGAGGTTGCACTACCGCTTTTCCTCTACAATATGCCTTCCCATACCGGAATTCATTTAGAGTTAGAAACTATCAAATCACTAGCGAAACATTCCAATATTATTGGGATCAAAGACAGTTCTGGCAATAAAGAATACTTCCAACAGCTATGCGAAGCTTTTAAAAATCAACCTGGATTCACGGTCCTGATGGGACCCGAAGAGATTTTAAAAGAAGCCATGGAAATGGGTGGATCTGGAGGTGTCACCGGCGGAGCAAATCTTTTCCCAAAACTGTATGTACAATTTTATGAGTCCATCAAATCTGGGAATCTAGAAAATACTAAGAAGCTCAATGAAACAGTTCAGTTTTTAAGTCAAAACCTTTATCAACAAGGCACCTACAAGTCAAGCTATTTAAAGGGACTGAAAGCTTCCTTAAGCTTTGAAGGGCTTTGTCCAAATGTATT
Above is a window of Algoriphagus machipongonensis DNA encoding:
- a CDS encoding alkaline phosphatase D family protein encodes the protein MKRRTAVKAMALSSVTPMFLPQAFTSLKKLLGVKEAAFKSTWENWPNMKWIGPEFWGNRLQDWELLEGKASCVISAPNRALHVLTHQLGDTSKDFEQSVSILWNNSDLIGKAEAYAGFRLGAKGRFPDYRSAAVFGEGLDVGVNGAGQLFIGENTSRDTIDLAQDINLSLKAEYAEGKYKLVLSANILGEKDPQVSLVKSDIDPEVLVGNIALVSHCPQKLGGEKALASFGDWMFSGDKIVEKADQLFGPICFAQYTLHKGILKMTAQLAPVEEIEGLKISLQIKEGEAWQSIQESDLDPIGRIAQFRIQDWQKDKVFPFRVHLEVPLKNRNQDFDFYGEIAAEPASTEELKVAVFSCNADHGFPDEEVSIHVKKHQPDMALFLGDQFYEGTGGFGIQTDRIEKSSLDYLRKWYMFGWSYRNIFRKVPTAFIPDDHDVYHGNVWGEGGKHAPSDQGWGYVAQDQGGYKMAAEWVNMIQATQTSHLPDPYDPRPVKQGINVYYTDWSYGGVSFAILEDRKFKSAPKNVLPEEAKIQNGFIQNTEFDIKKYYDIDAELLGQRQMDFLKNWAENWDNGVEMKAVCSQTNFCTVATLPEGSIIDSIVPSLAIPEKGEYVTGDAPTSDMDSNGWPQKGRDEAVRVIRKAFALHIAGDQHLASTVHYGVDEFRDSGYAFAGPALNNLWPRRWWPQVSEDHQPIPGKEKNTGDFMDGFGNKMTIHAVANPYKTGFEPSRIYDRGTGYGIITFDKSNRKMKIECWPRNVDPISNPTGQYEGWPIEVSQDDNYARKAVGYLPEIQVRGVKRPLLQLVNEKTGELEYALRLKGDSFTPKVFSNDPFQVILIDTESRKKVEKTKIEIAERQSDPLIFDFS
- a CDS encoding PhoPQ-activated pathogenicity-related family protein, which codes for MNFNFSNRIQFILGLLIFFTFFESCDQAQKKEEAPPPEKSDSILKDYVMAPDTAFKFEVVRTVTGQDYDFHVLKMTSQHWLSPDLVDQTEWWHWVSIVVPRETSFETGLMWIGGGSTKTKLPEEPDQLILQAALQSNSIVAQVHNIPFQPLTFKNDPEGARTEDAIIAYGWRKFLEGGAKDEDAIWLARLPMTKAVKLAMDATSEIAKTYYDINLKNYVVAGASKRGWTTWTTAAVDDRVVAIIPIVIDMLNLEPSFKHHWKNYGFWAPAVGNYVSEGIMEWMGTPEFDRLLEITEPYSFLPELDMPKLLINAAGDQFFQPDSWEFYWNDLKGEKHVQYVPNFGHDLSQSDALPNMVSFYSSVINEIERPKYQWSIEGDRISFQADSSNQPISVKIWTAYNESTRDFRVDVFGPNWTSIEMESQEDGLYEYQMEQPETGYKAFLMEVTFAGQAPLKVTSGVEVLPRTYPFEYTTPEREANANSN
- a CDS encoding glucuronyl esterase domain-containing protein — protein: MLKSLFFTAILVISLNSILMAQYDVNEDESKVPPLALPDPFISKEGKVITSISEWENIRRPELINLFTEEVYGPIPGDFDEIKFEEVSESQNPLEGLAIFKEIDIRVSRKGQKHSMRLNLFLPQNSSKPSPVILLVNHREKSEDGKIAEDGYWPVENIIKRGFATASFHGETVAPDDAERFSEGVISNLYPEELPNPAGMRTFGAWGWAAMRAMDYFEKDPLIDAKKSTIVGHSRSGKTALWTGAIDERWSVVISNESGCGGAALSRRKFGETVKIINNAFPHWFNDNFKNYADHEESLPIDQHMLAMMMAPRSVYFSSAREDRWADPKGEYLSLKIGSRIYSEIYEQPVAFPDDFENLKAPVLQKHSGYHIREGKHNLTLEDWNHFMDFIELNQ
- a CDS encoding sialidase family protein, producing the protein MTYLISLFFLLAFNNNYHPQEKVEVKILKSEFIYENAPFPSCHASTLVETPDGIMAAWFGGTYERHPDVSIYTALLSDGSWSTPKMVADGVENKDFRNPTWNPVLYRNPNGQLVLFYKEGPNPREWWGLYKTSDDGGKTWSKAIQIPPGMLGPVKNKSVTLADGTLLHPSSFETNGVWSMHVETTTSDIQDWKKIAIDNGAFHAIQPTVLTYPNGKLQMLARTQEHVIGTTWSTDGGKTWSPVSSTGLVHNNSGIDAVTLKNGVQLLLCNPIKEGRNKLSLMMSEDGVNWEEIHVMEDQPEGEFSYPAIIQAEDGTVHMTYTYNREKIKYVSLSLD
- a CDS encoding dihydrodipicolinate synthase family protein: MSLITPIQGIIPPMVTPLNSDFSLDEASLPVLIEHIISGGVHGLFILGTTGEFASLSKEVKKKLIELTCQIVNKRVPVLVGISDCSFQESIELASLAKKSGADILVATNPFYVNVDQDELINYFSRLADEVALPLFLYNMPSHTGIHLELETIKSLAKHSNIIGIKDSSGNKEYFQQLCEAFKNQPGFTVLMGPEEILKEAMEMGGSGGVTGGANLFPKLYVQFYESIKSGNLENTKKLNETVQFLSQNLYQQGTYKSSYLKGLKASLSFEGLCPNVLALPLTSFDEDEVTSLKERYAAVKESVNSNLSK